A region of Vitis vinifera cultivar Pinot Noir 40024 chromosome 15, ASM3070453v1 DNA encodes the following proteins:
- the LOC100266721 gene encoding uncharacterized protein LOC100266721 codes for MQTLSMDACNFPGSHPQFLGFRANSLSFSSSSPSPVSFPNRTPIFPCISCTSNARSQNPRRNTHGGGRGERPNAKGKDNVWSVDNDASAMVQKEREKATRRRRRGRRVRTVKRSKGDRVMISQAMLMEVERMLQTQEPVIRPAWNTFASSVSGIWKGVGAVFSPITAEMEPIDIGNKSESLYDCYTLSCVEAVPPSVGGQTSQIQRKINWVTLNPYGEMQCQNGGGNRSKEEFTDRDAPLSTKNVDGGVTNHILPKFESFDFGTSDVMQEDIMGHESGLVFFEDGSYSRGPVEIPVGELDESKYYLSPTFKFEQCLVKGCHKRLRIVHTIEFSNGGSDIRIMRVAVYEEQWVSLSSLPDQSDLELDSKPFSQRKRTQPSELTGSWKVFEVSATPVFGEEMLAGESNGTPYVYLCTETLKKRSLPENPVYFGEEEMLDMQDVTVLWLPGGVTGYVDVNKEGVLCIGVGWYSDEGINLVMERDYGIDGKLKEVRWKTEVKRRWSDPIPV; via the exons ATGCAGACTCTATCAATGGACGCTTGCAACTTCCCAGGTTCTCATCCCCAATTTCTAGGGTTTCGCGCTAACAGcctctctttttcttcctcATCTCCAAGCCCTGTCTCCTTCCCCAATCGGACACCCATCTTCCCCTGCATCTCCTGCACCTCCAATGCCAGAAGCCAAAACCCTAGGCGCAACACCCATGGGGGAGGAAGAGGAGAGAGGCCCAATGCCAAGGGCAAGGACAATGTGTGGAGCGTGGACAACGACGCCTCGGCTATGGTCCAGAAGGAAAGGGAGAAGGCGACCAGAAGGAGGAGAAGGGGTCGGAGGGTGAGGACTGTCAAAAGGAGTAAGGGCGATAGGGTTATGATTTCTCAGGCTATGTTGATGGAGGTTGAAAGGATGCTTCAAACTCAG GAACCTGTAATTCGACCAGCATGGAATACATTTGCAAGTAGTGTCAGTGGGATATGGAAGGGAGTGGGGGCAGTATTTTCACCGATCACTGCTGAAATGGAGCCAATTGATATTGGAAACAAAAGTGAAAGCCTATATGATTGTTATACTCTTTCCTGTGTTGAGGCTGTGCCACCCTCTGTTGGTGGGCAGACATCTCAAATCCAGAGGAAAATAAATTGGGTAACACTGAATCCTTATGGTGAAATGCAATGCCAGAATGGAGGTGGCAATAGAAGCAAAGAAGAGTTTACTGATAGAGATGCACCTTTATCCACAAAAAATGTTGATGGAGGTGTGACAAACCATATTTTGCCTAAATTTGAGTCTTTTGACTTTGGGACAAGTGATGTGATGCAAGAAGATATCATGGGCCATGAGTCTGGTCTTGTATTCTTCGAG GATGGATCTTATTCTAGAGGTCCTGTTGAGATTCCTGTTGGTGAACTTGACGAGTCGAAGTATTACCTTTCTCCAACTTTCAAGTTTGAACAA TGTTTGGTAAAAGGTTGCCACAAAAGACTGCGTATTGTCCATACTATAGAATTCAGCAATGGGGGTTCAGACATACGGATAATGAGGGTGGCTGTCTATGAAGAACAATGGGTCAGTCTTTCAAGCCTCCCTGATCAAAG TGATCTGGAGCTCGATTCAAAACCCTTTTCCCAGAGGAAGAGAACTCAGCCATCAGAGCTGACTGGATCCTGGAAGGTGTTTGAGGTGAGTGCTACACCAGTCTTTGGTGAGGAGATGTTAGCAGGGGAAAGCAATGGCACACCTTATGTTTACCTCTGCACAGAGACGTTAAAGAAGAGAAGCTTGCCAGAAAATCCAGTATACTTTGGAGAGGAGGAGATGCTAGACATGCAGGATGTGACTGTTCTTTGGCTGCCTGGTGGTGTCACAGGTTATGTTGATGTCAACAAAGAGGGTGTACTTTGTATTGGAGTAGGGTGGTACTCAGATGAAGGAATCAATCTGGTGATGGAGAGGGATTATGGGATAGATGGGAAGCTCAAGGAAGTTAGATGGAAAACTGAGGTAAAGAGAAGGTGGTCCGACCCAATCCCCgtgtaa